A stretch of DNA from Tsuneonella amylolytica:
CGATCGCCAGCCGCAGCCCGGTGATGCGCGCGGTGATCGAGGCCGCCGGCCGGGGCGTGCCGGTGCTGGGCGTGTGCAACGGCTTCCAGGTGCTGACCGAAAGCGGTCTGCTGCCGGGTGCGCTGATGCGCAATGCGCAGCTCACCTTCACCTGCCGCACGGCGCCGCTGGTTGTCGAAAACGGCCAATCGCTGTTCACGTCCGGATACGAGACCGGCAGCACGGTCCACCTCCCGGTCGCCCATCATGACGGCAACTACTTCGCCGACGAGGCGACGCTCGACCGGATCGAAGGCGAAGGGCGGGTCGCGTTCCGCTACGCGGACACGGTGAACGGGTCGCAGAGGGACATTGCGGGCGTCCTCAACGAAACCGCTACCGTGCTCGGCATGATGCCCCATCCCGAACGCGCGATCGAGGCCGATCACGGCGGCAGCGACGGCCGGACCCTGTTCGAAGGCGCGGTAGGTGCGCTGGTGGGCACCTAGGCTGCGTTGCTAACCTGGCGGGTATCATCCGGCAAATCCGTCGAGCGCCGGCGGAACAGCTTGAGAGCATCCTCCGCCTGCATCGGCCGTCCGAAGTAATAACCCTGAATCTTGGTGCAGCCGAGGCGACGGATAAGTTCCGCTTCCTCGGCGCTTTCGACGCCCTCCGCCGTGGTCGTCATCTCGAGGCTTTCGGCCATCGCGACGACCGCGCGGATGATCGCCAACGCTTCCTTGTTTTGCTGCGCCGCGCCCTGCACGAAGCTGCGGTCGACCTTGATGGTCGAGAAGCTGATCTTGCGGAGGTAACCGAGCGAGGAATACCCTGTACCGAAATCGTCGAGCGCGACGGTGCAGCCGAGTGCGATACACTGCTCGAGACTGGCGCGGGCGATGGACGCGTCGCGCAAGAAGATGCTCTCGGTCACTTCCAGTTCGAGCCGGCTTGCCGCAAGGCCGCTTGCCGACAAGGCGCGTACGACCGTGGTGGCGAAGTCCGGCTCGAAGAGCTGTTCCGGACTGACGTTCACCGCGATCCGGACATGTTCCGGCCAGCGCGTCGCCTCGCGGCATGCCTGTTCCATGACCCATGTGCCGATGGGCACGATCAGGCGGGTATCTTCGGCGATCGGCACGAACTTGCCCGGGCTGACAAAGCCGTGGTCTTTGCTGTTCCAGCGCACCAAGGCTTCGAAGCTGACGACGCATTCGCTGACGGCATCGACCACGGGCTGGAAGTTCAGCTCCAGTTCGCGGTTCTCCAAAGCCCGGCGAAGCGCGAATTCGAGCTGTCGGCGCTCCTCGGCATTGGCGTGGAGCGCAGGTTCGTAATCGCGATGCTCGCCCCCGCCTTCGTCCTTCGCACGGTATAGCGCGAGATCGGCATTGCGCATCAGTTCCTCGACCGACTTGCCGTCGCGCGGGCCGACTGCAGTGCCCACGCTGGCGCCGACATACAGCGTGTGGTGATCGACTTGATAGGGTTGCGAAAGGCGGGCGATGACGCTCTTGGCGACCCGTTCGATGCAGCTGCGCTCGCTCGCGTCGCGAATGACGATCGCGAACTCGTCGCCGCCCAACCGACCGCACAACTCGTTCTCGCCCATCAGTGCCTTCAGCCGCGCCGATACCTGCGCAAGAAGTTTGTCGCCCACCTGGTGACCGAGCGAATCGTTGACTGACTTGAACCGGTCGAGATCGATCATCAGGAATGCACACCGCGTGCGCCACTGTTCGGCATAACGCAGCGCATCGCCGAGCGCTTCGGTCAGCATCAGCCGGTTCGGGAGACCGGTCAGCGTGTCGTACCGCGCGAGATAGGCGATCTTCTCGCTCGACTCGCGCTGCTCTGTCACGTCCGAACCGACACCGCGTATGCCGAGGTATGCGCCGTTGTCGTCGAGCATCGGAGTGCCCGACAGCTCCCACCATCTGTGTTCGCGCCCGATGGCGACCTTGACGAGGAGGTTGGAAAAACTCTCGCGGCGCTTCAACCGTTCAGCCAGATCGTGCAGCGAAGACGGAAACTGGCCGCTTTCCCACGCCTCGCCGCTGATGAGTTCGAGGAACGCCTTGCCTTCGACGTCCTCCACCTTTTGCCCTAATGCGAAAGCGAACCGGGGACTGGCCGACCGGATGAGGCGGTTCGTATCGATTTGCCATAGCCAGTCGGCCTGGTTCTCTTCGAATTCACGAAGCAGCAGCGAGACGACCTCGCTCTTTTCCGCATTGCCGGCTTCCGCGAGGCAGGCGGCGAGATGGATGCGGGCGACGTTGGCAATTCCCGTGACGAGCACCGCGAACATCATCGCGACAACCGGGATAAGCGGCCATTGACCGAACAATGCCAGCGCTACCAAGGTCAGCCCCCCACTCGTCGCCGCGAACGCGAGCGTGACTACGGGTGCAAGACCCACGGCCAGCGTCGATGCGAGGAAGAGCAGTCCGATCATCGCGACCATCGCCGGCAACACTGCCGGATCCCCGAACCACCCGAACGCTATCGACGCACCGCCCCATACCATGCCCACCAGAGCGGCAGGCATCGCCCGTTGGCGCATTTCCGCATGAGCCAGTTTCGCACGATCCTCGAACGCGAGAAGCCGATCGGACCGCGCTGCAACACCGAGCGCCGCGAGAAGGACGGCCGGGAATGCCGCGAGCAGGACGAGAGGGGCGCTGAATGCATAGATCCAGCAGACGAGAGCCGCGCAGATCGCATGCATGACGATCCGAGCCCGAATGGTCTGGCCCATGCGAGAAAACTGCAGAGCCCGTAGCCGATTCCATTCGGGAGTGCCGGGGTCGCGTAGCCCCAATAGCGCGGCAAACGGCAGCGCGGCCGGATCGATCGGTGAAATGGGCGCACTGTCGTTCACCCAGCCGCGTTAGCTTGGCAAAGGTTATAGGCTAGTAAACTCTTTCAAAGAAAGCAAAATTCCGCAGGGTTTCGCAACGTCAAATTAACCAACCGGATATTTCACCAGCGCGATCCAACTTGCGCAACGGAACGGAACGGCACGCGACTTTCGGGCTGCTCGCGTGCCGTCCCAATCCATCATTCGACCGTCACGGATTTTGCCAGATTGCGGGGCTGGTCGACGTCGGTGCCCTTCGCGACCGCGACATGGTACGCGAGAAGCTGCACCGGCACCGCGTAGACCAGCGGAGCGATCAGCGGATGGACGCGGGGCATCTGAATCGTTGCGAGGCAGCCTTCGCCGGCTTCCTCGAGACCTGCCTCGTCAGAGATCAGCACGATCTTGCCGCCGCGGGCGCGCACCTCCTGCATGTTGCTGACGGTCTTTTCGAACAGCGGGCCGCTGGGCGCGAGAACGATGACGGGCACCGCCTCGTCGATGAGCGCGATGGGTCCGTGCTTCATCTCGCCCGATGCGTAACCTTCGGCGTGGATGTAGCTGATTTCCTTCAGCTTCAGCGCCCCTTCAAGCGCCAGCGGGAAGTCCGGCCCGCGCCCGAGGTAGAGCACGTCGCGCGCCGGGGCGATGAGGTGCGCCATGCCGGCGATGTCGTCGTCGTGGTCGAGCGCGGCGTTGAGCGCGGCCGGCGCCTCAAGCAGGTGGCGCACGACTTCCTGTTCCTCGTCGCGGTCCATCCGGCCCTTCTTCACGGCGAGATGCGCGGCGAGCGCGGCCAGTACCGCCAGCTGGCACGTGAAGGCCTTAGTGCTGGCGACCCCGATCTCCGGGCCGGCGTGGGTCGGCAGCAGCAGGTCCGCCTCTCGCGCCATGGAGCTCGTCGGCACGTTGACCACGACCGCGATCGTCTGGCCGGCGTCCTTACAATAACGCAGCGCCGCCAGCGTATCGGCCGTCTCGCCGCTCTGGCTGATGAAGAGCGACAGGCCGCCGTCTTCCAGCACCGGTTCGCGGTAGCGGAACTCGGACGCGAAATCGATGTCGACCGGAACGCGGGCGAACGTCTCGAACCAGTATTTCGCCACCATCCCGGCGTAATACGACGTGCCGCACGCCACGATGGTGACGCGGCGGATCGCGGAGAGATCGAAATCGATCTGCGGCAGCGCCACGCGGTTGCCGGCCTGGTGGATGTAGCTCTGCAGGGTCTGCGCGACGACGGTCGGCTGCTCGAAGATCTCCTTCTGCATATAGTGGCGGTAGTTGCCCTTCTCGACCGCGGCGGCCGAGGCGCCCGAAGTGGTTATCTCGCGCGTGGCGGGTTCGTTCTCCGCATCGAAGACCTGCGCGCCGTCGCGGGTAATCACCACCCAGTCACCTTCTTCCAGGTAGGCGATGCGCTGCGTCAGCGGGGCAAGCGCCAGCGCGTCGGAGCCGAGGTAGGTCTCCCCCTCCCCGTATCCGACCACGAGCGGCGAACCCAGCCGCGCGCCGATCAGCATGTCGGGATGGTCGCGAAAGGCGATGGCGAGTGCGAACGCACCGCGCAGGCGCGGCAACACGGACTTGACCGCGTCCTGCGGCGAGGCACCGTTCTCGATCTCTTCGGACACGAGGTGCGCGACGACCTCGCTGTCGGTTTCGCTTTCGAGCATACGGCCCCTGGCGGTCAGTTCCTCGCGCAGAGGCTTGAAGTTCTCGATGATCCCGTTGTGGACAAGCGCGACGTGATCGGTCGCGTGCGGGTGCGCGTTGTTGGCCGTGGGCGCGCCGTGGGTCGCCCATCGGGTATGCGCGATGCCAACGTCGCCGGGCGCGGGGTTATGGGCCAGTTCCTCGACGAGGTTGGCAAGCTTGCCCTGTGCGCGCCGCCTCACGAGCTGACCGTCATGGAGCGTGCAGACGCCCGCGCTGTCGTAGCCGCGGTATTCCATCCGCTTGAGCCCGTCGACCAGGCGATCCGCGACCTCTTCCTGGCCGACGATACCGATGATTCCGCACATAGGGTGATTGCTTTCTTCTACAGGATACAGGGAACGCGGATGCCCGGCCTCATGGCCGGGAATCCTTGGTATTTCGTGTCACCAGCACCCGCCCGCGTGTCTGGGCGGTGGCGAGGATGAAGGCATCGGGCCATCTCGATCGAGGCTTCTGGCGACGGATCGCGGCTGCGCGCAAGGCAATTTCCTCGTCCAGTTCGTCTAGCCCAAAGTGACCCAAAAGGTCGCCCTTCGCAATCTTCAAGGGATTTCGGCCGGCTCACGCCGCCCCTGCCCCGCCCGCCACAGATACAGACCGGCCCCGATGATGACCGCCGCGCCCAGCAGGGTCGTGGCGTCGGGCCGGTCGCCGAACCACAACCATCCGACCGTCGTGGCGACGATGAGCTGGACGTACGTCATCGGGGCGATCGTCGCTGCACCGGCGCGGGTGGTGCCGAGGTAGATGAGCCAGTGCGCGGAACTCGCCGTCAGCGCCACGACAGCGCATTTGGCGATCACGATCGCAGAAGGAACGCCCACTGCCAGCGCTCCGATGGCGGAAAAATGCCCCGCCACGGTCGCCGCCAGCATGATCGGCGCCGCCACCAGCGCGACCGAGGCCTGCATCGCCAGCGCGCTCGTCCGCCCCATGACCGCGCGGTTGGCCATCATCAGTCCGCTCATGCCCACAGCCGATCCCAGGGGCAGCAGGGCCGCCCACCCGAGTGCGGCGAAATTCGGACGCAGGACGATCATCACCCCGACAAACGCCACTCCCGATGCGATCCATGTTCGCAGTCGCGACGGTTCCTTGAGAAATAGGGGAGCGAGCAACCCCGTGATCAGCGGGCTGACGAAGACGATCGTCGTCGCCTCGGCCAGCGGCATCACGGTGAGCGCGGAAAAAAACGCAATGGTCGCCAGTGACACGCTCGCGCCGCGGACGAGTTGCAGGCCCGGTCGGTGCAGCACAAAGCCGCCCCGCCCTTCGCGCGCATAGAGCAACGCGGCGAGACCGCTGGCACCGATGGCATATCGCAAGGTCGCGATCGCGCTCGGCGCCCACTGGCCGGCCATCGATTTCACGACCGCGTCGCCCAGCGACAGGAGCGCGAAGCCGGCGAGTGCCAGCAGCAGTCCGCTGCGTTCCCCGCCGTCCGATTCGCCGCCCGTCATGCCGCGCTCCGTAGGGGCCGGATCGCTCCCGTGCCACCCCCGGCAGGCAGGGGCCCGCTTAGGAAAAAAATAAGGTTTCCTTCCTATTCACCTTCATTCGGAAGGCGCCGTTCGCTTCGTTGGCGGATGGCAGCCCACGCAATCGCCTGCAGGCCCCGAAGGAATTATCGATGAGCGCATTCGGACGGAAGAACGGACCCGGCGGCATGACCCCCGGCGGCCGCCCGTCGTTCGGCGTCGCGCGCCCGATGAAGGGCGGCATCCCCGCCGCCAACACGCCGCCGCCGGGCGGGGAGCAGTTCCCCCCGCTGCCGGGCGAAGGCGCGATGCACGCCCCGTCCCACGATGCCGGCGCCCCGAACAAGGGCGACGCGATGACCCGCCTCGCCGACCGCGCCAACGCGATCCACGAGCAGCAGGAAGTCGGCGGGTTCGAAGCATCCGTCCACAAGATCAAGGAGCAGGTGCTGCCGCGTCTGCTCGAACGCGTCGACCCGGAAGCGGCCGCAACCCTCACCAAGGACGAACTGTCGGAAGAATTCCGCCCGATCATCCTCGAGGTGCTCGCCGAACTCAAGGTCACCCTCAACCGGCGCGAACAGTTCGCGCTGGAAAAGGTGCTGATCGACGAGCTGCTCGGCTTCGGTCCGCTGGAGGAATTGCTCAACGACCCCGACGTCAGCGACATCATGGTCAACGGCCCCGACCAGACCTACATCGAGAAGAAGGGCAAGCTGGTCATCGCGCCGATCCGGTTCCGCGACGAGCAGCACCTGTTCCAGATCGCCCAGCGCATCGTGAACCAGGTCGGCCGCCGCGTCGACCAGACCACGCCGCTCGCCGACGCCCGCCTGAAGGACGGCAGCCGCGTCAACGTGATCGTGCCGCCGCTGAGCCTGCGCGGCACCGCGATCTCCATTCGTAAGTTCTCCGAAAAGCCGATCACCATCGACATGCTGCGCGACTTCGGCAGCATGAGCGACAAGATGGCGACCGCGCTGAAGATCGCCGGCGCGTGCCGGATGAACATCGTCATCTCGGGCGGTACCGGTTCCGGTAAGACGACCATGCTCAACGCCATGTCGAAGATGATCGACCCGGGCGAACGCGTGCTGACGATCGAGGACGCGGCCGAACTTCGCCTGCAGCAGCCGCACTGGCTGCCGCTGGAAACCCGCCCGCCGAACCTGGAGGGCCAAGGCGCGATCACCATCGGCGATCTCGTGAAGAACGCCCTGCGTATGCGCCCCGACCGCATCATCCTGGGCGAAATCCGCGGCGCGGAGTGTTTCGATCTCCTCGCCGCGATGAACACCGGTCACGACGGTTCGATGTGCACGCTCCACGCCAACTCCCCGCGCGAATGCCTCGGCCGTATGGAAAACATGATCCTCATGGGCGACATCAAGATCCCCAAGGAAGCCATCAGCCGCCAGATCGCGGAATCGGTCGATCTTATCGTGCAGGTGAAACGTCTGCGCGACGGTAGCCGCCGGACGACAAACGTGACCGAGGTCATCGGCATGGAAGGCGACGTGATCGTGACGCAGGAGCTCTTCAAGTTCGAGTATCTCGACGAGAGCGAGGACGGCAAGATCCTCGGCGAGTTCCGCTCGAGCGGCCTCAGGCCCTACACGCTCGAAAAGGCCCGCCAGTTCGGCTTCGACCAGGCGTATCTTGAAGCCTGCCTCTAGCCTTTGATCAGGCCGAGCACGCCGAGCCCGACGAGGGTCAGGCCGATCACGCAAAGGACGAGGAACAGGCCGGTCCACGGCACCCAGCCCACCTGGTCGATCCGCGCACGTCTGACGCGGCGGCTTTCGGCGTAGCGCGCCGCCGCCGCGACGAGCAGGACGCCGATCCCCCACAGCAACACGACTTCGGCATCGCTTGCGAACAACAGGGCGTCGGGCAGTTTCACGGTCGCCCATATGGGATGCGTTGCGCGGACCGCCAGTGCCACTATGGCGGGCGCAGATGAGCGATGCCGCCGCCGACCAACGCCCGATGATGGCGCTGCTGATCCGGCTGGGCGCCGCGTTCGTGCTGTCGATCATGCTGGTGTTCGTGAAGCTCGTCGTCGAAAGCGGCGTGACGCTCACCGAGACGCTGTTCTGGCGTCAGCTTCCGACCGTACCGATCCTGCTGGCCTGGTTTGCCGCGCACCGGCGGCTGCACGTTCTCGGCAGCAAGCGGCTGAAGGCGCACGCGGGCCGCGCGATGACCGGGCTCGCCGGCATGTTCCTCAACTTCGGCGCAGTGACGCTTCTCCCGCTGGCGGAAGCGACCACGTTCAATTTCACCACCGCGATCTGGGCAGTCGTGCTGTCGGCGCTGATCCTGCGCGAGCCGGTCGGCAAGAGGCGCTGGGGCGCCGTCGCGCTGGGGTTTGCCGGGGTGATCGTGATCGCGCAGCCCGGGCACAGCCACGTGCCGCCGCTGGGTGCGGCGATGGCGCTGTCGGCGGCCTTCATGATCGCGCTCATCTCGATCCAGATCCGCGACCTCGGCCGCACCGAGCCGCCGCTGACGATCGTCTTCTGGTTCGCCGCGTTCAGCCTTCCCCTTCTGGCGGCGGCAATGCCGTTCGTGATGACGCCGCACACCGCCTATCAATGGAGCCTGCTCGCCGGCCTCGGTTTCTTCGGATTGCTGGGCCAGTTC
This window harbors:
- the purQ gene encoding phosphoribosylformylglycinamidine synthase subunit PurQ produces the protein MAFRGAVITFPGSNCDRDMAVALEKVSGEKALRVWHGDADLPERLDFIAVPGGFSYGDYLRCGAIASRSPVMRAVIEAAGRGVPVLGVCNGFQVLTESGLLPGALMRNAQLTFTCRTAPLVVENGQSLFTSGYETGSTVHLPVAHHDGNYFADEATLDRIEGEGRVAFRYADTVNGSQRDIAGVLNETATVLGMMPHPERAIEADHGGSDGRTLFEGAVGALVGT
- a CDS encoding putative bifunctional diguanylate cyclase/phosphodiesterase; this encodes MGQTIRARIVMHAICAALVCWIYAFSAPLVLLAAFPAVLLAALGVAARSDRLLAFEDRAKLAHAEMRQRAMPAALVGMVWGGASIAFGWFGDPAVLPAMVAMIGLLFLASTLAVGLAPVVTLAFAATSGGLTLVALALFGQWPLIPVVAMMFAVLVTGIANVARIHLAACLAEAGNAEKSEVVSLLLREFEENQADWLWQIDTNRLIRSASPRFAFALGQKVEDVEGKAFLELISGEAWESGQFPSSLHDLAERLKRRESFSNLLVKVAIGREHRWWELSGTPMLDDNGAYLGIRGVGSDVTEQRESSEKIAYLARYDTLTGLPNRLMLTEALGDALRYAEQWRTRCAFLMIDLDRFKSVNDSLGHQVGDKLLAQVSARLKALMGENELCGRLGGDEFAIVIRDASERSCIERVAKSVIARLSQPYQVDHHTLYVGASVGTAVGPRDGKSVEELMRNADLALYRAKDEGGGEHRDYEPALHANAEERRQLEFALRRALENRELELNFQPVVDAVSECVVSFEALVRWNSKDHGFVSPGKFVPIAEDTRLIVPIGTWVMEQACREATRWPEHVRIAVNVSPEQLFEPDFATTVVRALSASGLAASRLELEVTESIFLRDASIARASLEQCIALGCTVALDDFGTGYSSLGYLRKISFSTIKVDRSFVQGAAQQNKEALAIIRAVVAMAESLEMTTTAEGVESAEEAELIRRLGCTKIQGYYFGRPMQAEDALKLFRRRSTDLPDDTRQVSNAA
- the glmS gene encoding glutamine--fructose-6-phosphate transaminase (isomerizing); amino-acid sequence: MCGIIGIVGQEEVADRLVDGLKRMEYRGYDSAGVCTLHDGQLVRRRAQGKLANLVEELAHNPAPGDVGIAHTRWATHGAPTANNAHPHATDHVALVHNGIIENFKPLREELTARGRMLESETDSEVVAHLVSEEIENGASPQDAVKSVLPRLRGAFALAIAFRDHPDMLIGARLGSPLVVGYGEGETYLGSDALALAPLTQRIAYLEEGDWVVITRDGAQVFDAENEPATREITTSGASAAAVEKGNYRHYMQKEIFEQPTVVAQTLQSYIHQAGNRVALPQIDFDLSAIRRVTIVACGTSYYAGMVAKYWFETFARVPVDIDFASEFRYREPVLEDGGLSLFISQSGETADTLAALRYCKDAGQTIAVVVNVPTSSMAREADLLLPTHAGPEIGVASTKAFTCQLAVLAALAAHLAVKKGRMDRDEEQEVVRHLLEAPAALNAALDHDDDIAGMAHLIAPARDVLYLGRGPDFPLALEGALKLKEISYIHAEGYASGEMKHGPIALIDEAVPVIVLAPSGPLFEKTVSNMQEVRARGGKIVLISDEAGLEEAGEGCLATIQMPRVHPLIAPLVYAVPVQLLAYHVAVAKGTDVDQPRNLAKSVTVE
- a CDS encoding PIN domain-containing protein — protein: MKIAKGDLLGHFGLDELDEEIALRAAAIRRQKPRSRWPDAFILATAQTRGRVLVTRNTKDSRP
- a CDS encoding DMT family transporter, translating into MTGGESDGGERSGLLLALAGFALLSLGDAVVKSMAGQWAPSAIATLRYAIGASGLAALLYAREGRGGFVLHRPGLQLVRGASVSLATIAFFSALTVMPLAEATTIVFVSPLITGLLAPLFLKEPSRLRTWIASGVAFVGVMIVLRPNFAALGWAALLPLGSAVGMSGLMMANRAVMGRTSALAMQASVALVAAPIMLAATVAGHFSAIGALAVGVPSAIVIAKCAVVALTASSAHWLIYLGTTRAGAATIAPMTYVQLIVATTVGWLWFGDRPDATTLLGAAVIIGAGLYLWRAGQGRREPAEIP
- a CDS encoding CpaF family protein yields the protein MSAFGRKNGPGGMTPGGRPSFGVARPMKGGIPAANTPPPGGEQFPPLPGEGAMHAPSHDAGAPNKGDAMTRLADRANAIHEQQEVGGFEASVHKIKEQVLPRLLERVDPEAAATLTKDELSEEFRPIILEVLAELKVTLNRREQFALEKVLIDELLGFGPLEELLNDPDVSDIMVNGPDQTYIEKKGKLVIAPIRFRDEQHLFQIAQRIVNQVGRRVDQTTPLADARLKDGSRVNVIVPPLSLRGTAISIRKFSEKPITIDMLRDFGSMSDKMATALKIAGACRMNIVISGGTGSGKTTMLNAMSKMIDPGERVLTIEDAAELRLQQPHWLPLETRPPNLEGQGAITIGDLVKNALRMRPDRIILGEIRGAECFDLLAAMNTGHDGSMCTLHANSPRECLGRMENMILMGDIKIPKEAISRQIAESVDLIVQVKRLRDGSRRTTNVTEVIGMEGDVIVTQELFKFEYLDESEDGKILGEFRSSGLRPYTLEKARQFGFDQAYLEACL
- a CDS encoding DMT family transporter, which encodes MSDAAADQRPMMALLIRLGAAFVLSIMLVFVKLVVESGVTLTETLFWRQLPTVPILLAWFAAHRRLHVLGSKRLKAHAGRAMTGLAGMFLNFGAVTLLPLAEATTFNFTTAIWAVVLSALILREPVGKRRWGAVALGFAGVIVIAQPGHSHVPPLGAAMALSAAFMIALISIQIRDLGRTEPPLTIVFWFAAFSLPLLAAAMPFVMTPHTAYQWSLLAGLGFFGLLGQFLLTAALKYGAVASVIVMDYSSLIWATLFGFWVFDRLPTQATWAGVPLIVGAGLIIAWREHRLALQRARVMVGE